One Gaiella occulta genomic region harbors:
- a CDS encoding SDR family oxidoreductase has product MGRLILLTGATGYVGGRLLHALERRGERVRCLSRRPEMLRGRVASETEVVAGDVLRPETIPPALDGVDTVYYLVHSMSSSRPFDEADRIAAEAFARAAREVGVRKIVYLGGLGAGDLSAHLASRQEVGRILRSSGVPTIELRASIVIGSGSASFEMIRALVERLPLMVTPRWVRVRAQPIAIEDVLAYLLAALDHEPDGGELYEIGGADALAYVDLMREYARQRGLRRTMIPVPVLTPRLSSLWLWLVTPVYAGVGRKLVDSLRNETVVRDRKALEVFPVRPRGAAEAIARALAFEDASIAETRWSDEAFAQQQSYGGVRHGSRLVDARTRAVPVPPEQAFAPIQRIGGESGWYAGALLWRLRGLLDALVGGPGLRRGRRDPTGVRVGDTIDFWRVEAFEQDRLLRLAAEMRVPGRAWLQFEVSPDGRGGSVVTQTAIFDPAGLFGLVYWYALWPFHGYIFGGMLRQLAAAMRAGHAGGPGRPRS; this is encoded by the coding sequence ATGGGCCGCCTGATCCTGCTCACCGGTGCGACGGGCTACGTGGGAGGGAGGCTCCTGCACGCGCTCGAGCGGCGCGGCGAGCGGGTGCGCTGCCTCTCGCGCCGGCCCGAGATGCTGCGCGGGCGGGTCGCCTCCGAGACCGAGGTGGTCGCGGGAGACGTGCTCCGGCCCGAGACGATCCCGCCCGCGCTCGACGGCGTCGACACCGTCTACTACCTCGTCCATTCGATGAGCTCGAGCCGGCCCTTCGACGAGGCCGACCGGATCGCGGCGGAGGCGTTCGCGCGGGCCGCGCGCGAGGTCGGGGTGCGGAAGATCGTCTACCTCGGCGGGCTCGGCGCCGGAGACCTCTCCGCGCACCTCGCGTCCCGCCAGGAGGTGGGCAGGATCCTGCGTTCCTCCGGCGTGCCGACGATCGAGCTCCGCGCGTCGATCGTGATCGGGTCGGGCAGCGCCTCGTTCGAGATGATTCGCGCGCTGGTCGAGAGGCTGCCGCTGATGGTGACCCCCCGCTGGGTGCGGGTGCGGGCCCAGCCGATCGCGATCGAGGACGTCCTCGCCTACCTGCTCGCGGCGCTCGACCACGAGCCGGACGGCGGCGAGCTCTACGAGATCGGCGGCGCCGACGCGCTCGCCTACGTCGACCTCATGCGCGAGTACGCGCGGCAGCGCGGGCTGCGCCGCACGATGATCCCGGTGCCCGTGCTCACGCCGCGGCTCTCGAGCCTGTGGCTGTGGCTCGTCACCCCGGTGTACGCAGGCGTCGGCCGCAAGCTCGTGGACTCGCTGCGCAACGAGACCGTCGTTCGCGACCGGAAGGCGCTCGAGGTCTTTCCCGTGCGGCCGCGAGGCGCGGCCGAGGCGATCGCACGGGCCCTGGCCTTCGAGGACGCGTCGATCGCCGAGACGCGCTGGTCGGACGAGGCGTTCGCGCAGCAGCAGTCCTACGGCGGCGTCCGCCACGGCTCGCGGCTCGTCGACGCGCGCACCCGCGCGGTGCCGGTGCCGCCGGAGCAGGCGTTCGCGCCCATCCAGCGGATCGGGGGCGAGAGCGGCTGGTACGCCGGCGCGCTGCTGTGGCGCCTGCGCGGGTTGCTGGACGCCCTCGTCGGCGGGCCCGGGCTGCGGCGCGGCAGGCGCGACCCCACCGGCGTCAGGGTCGGCGACACGATCGACTTCTGGCGCGTCGAGGCCTTCGAGCAGGACCGGCTGCTGCGCCTGGCCGCGGAGATGAGAGTGCCCGGGCGGGCGTGGCTGCAGTTCGAGGTCTCGCCGGACGGCCGCGGCGGCTCCGTCGTCACGCAGACGGCGATCTTCGATCCCGCCGGCCTCTTCGGCCTCGTCTACTGGTACGCCCTGTGGCCGTTCCACGGCTACATCTTCGGCGGCATGCTCCGGCAGCTGGCTGCCGCCATGCGCGCCGGCCATGCCGGCGGCCCGGGGCGGCCGCGCAGCTGA